A stretch of Halomonas elongata DSM 2581 DNA encodes these proteins:
- a CDS encoding MerR family transcriptional regulator, giving the protein MKVIDLARRAGVTAETVRHYTREGLLAPERDPDNGYQRYDSTDLERLRFIQRARTLGFSVAEIRQILEHADHGDSPCPLVRDLMAERLPEIRARIRELEALASRMEQALEAWSDMPDGTPDGHSLCRLIESFPEALATADDTTTPRQEASS; this is encoded by the coding sequence ATGAAAGTCATCGACCTGGCACGACGAGCCGGCGTCACCGCCGAAACCGTGCGTCATTACACCCGCGAGGGCCTGCTCGCACCGGAGCGCGATCCAGACAACGGCTACCAGCGCTACGACAGCACCGACCTGGAACGCTTGCGCTTCATCCAGCGCGCCAGGACGCTCGGCTTCAGCGTGGCCGAAATCCGCCAGATCCTCGAACACGCCGACCATGGCGACTCGCCCTGCCCGCTGGTCCGCGACCTGATGGCCGAGCGCCTTCCGGAAATCCGCGCCCGGATTCGTGAACTCGAGGCGCTGGCATCGCGCATGGAACAGGCACTGGAAGCCTGGTCCGACATGCCCGATGGCACGCCGGACGGCCATAGCCTGTGCCGGCTGATCGAGAGTTTTCCCGAGGCACTGGCAACCGCAGACGACACCACGACACCTCGCCAGGAGGCTTCTTCATGA
- a CDS encoding heavy metal translocating P-type ATPase — MSTRYERQIPGMSCQGCVSRMRSAIQARDSEAEVVGEPADKRLTVTTSLDDDALDETLSEAGYPPGPAAADDATPASDEPAPASASHEAQADTGDIRRLSISGMTCASCVRTVQGALESVPGITEASVNFGTHTAQVRGSADFDALVGAVESVGYGAEPVLDMREAERTRAEREGVEYRRLMRGAAWSLALAVPLMASMLFFHPQPIGAGRLYWLVVGMLTLAVMVLPGRHFFLNAWKNLRHRQANMDTLIAMGTGTAWLYSMAVVVFASALPEAARGIYFEASAMIIGLVLLGNALELRARGRTSEALRRLLDLQSRTARVIRDGEEREVDIDAVREGDHLRVRPGERLPVDGDVLEGSSHVDESMLTGEPLPVAKAVGDEVSAGTVNGKGGLVYRATRVGADTRLGRITEQVASAQNSRPPIGQLADRISSIFVPAVMIIAVITALVWFNLGAEPRIIHMLVTATTVLIIACPCALGLATPISTMVGVGKAAEHGVLVRTGEALQTASRLTTLVVDKTGTLTEGKPRVTETEILDGDRDQVLALVAALERGSEHPLANALLAYTEEAGVEAATIHDFQSVTGGGVTARTEQGTALLLGNARLLRDQDVALDAGQDIAERLQRQARSVVHLAIDGRLAAIFGISDPLRDDSVAAIQRLQADGLKVVMLTGDNAHTAEAIAREVGIDDFRADLLPEDKHAEIERLQGEGEVVGMVGDGINDAPALALADVGFAIGQGTDVAIESAGITLIRDSLHGVVAAIEISRATLRNIRQNLMGAFGYNLLGIPIAAGVLYPLTGTLLSPMIAGAAMSLSSITVVGNASRLRLFTPRDATDTRETTS, encoded by the coding sequence ATGAGCACCCGATATGAGCGCCAGATTCCCGGCATGAGCTGCCAGGGCTGTGTCAGCCGCATGCGGAGCGCCATCCAGGCCCGCGACAGCGAGGCCGAGGTGGTCGGCGAACCCGCCGACAAGCGCCTGACGGTCACCACCTCGCTGGACGACGATGCGCTGGACGAGACCCTGAGCGAGGCCGGCTATCCGCCCGGCCCTGCCGCCGCCGACGACGCTACCCCGGCGTCCGACGAGCCGGCGCCGGCCTCGGCGTCGCACGAAGCTCAAGCGGACACCGGCGACATCCGGCGACTTTCGATTTCCGGCATGACCTGCGCCAGCTGCGTACGCACCGTCCAGGGGGCGCTGGAAAGTGTACCGGGCATCACCGAGGCCAGTGTCAACTTCGGCACCCACACGGCCCAGGTGCGGGGCTCCGCCGATTTCGACGCTCTGGTCGGCGCCGTGGAAAGCGTCGGCTATGGTGCCGAACCCGTGCTCGACATGCGCGAGGCGGAGCGTACCCGTGCCGAGCGGGAAGGCGTCGAATATCGCCGCCTGATGCGTGGCGCGGCCTGGTCCCTGGCGCTGGCCGTACCGCTGATGGCCAGCATGCTCTTCTTCCATCCCCAGCCGATCGGCGCCGGACGCCTCTACTGGCTGGTGGTGGGCATGCTGACGCTGGCCGTGATGGTGCTGCCCGGTCGCCACTTCTTCCTCAATGCCTGGAAGAACCTGCGCCATCGCCAGGCCAACATGGATACCCTGATCGCCATGGGTACCGGCACCGCCTGGCTGTATTCCATGGCGGTGGTGGTCTTCGCCAGCGCCCTGCCGGAGGCCGCGCGCGGTATCTATTTCGAAGCCTCGGCGATGATCATCGGCCTGGTGCTGCTGGGCAATGCCCTGGAGCTGCGTGCTCGCGGTCGCACCAGCGAGGCATTGCGGCGCCTGCTCGACCTGCAGAGCCGCACCGCGCGGGTGATCCGTGACGGCGAGGAGCGCGAGGTCGATATCGACGCGGTACGCGAGGGGGATCACCTGCGCGTGCGCCCCGGCGAGCGACTGCCGGTCGACGGCGACGTGCTCGAGGGTTCCAGCCATGTCGACGAGTCCATGCTCACCGGCGAACCGCTGCCGGTGGCCAAGGCGGTCGGTGACGAAGTCAGCGCCGGCACCGTCAACGGCAAGGGCGGCCTGGTCTATCGCGCCACCCGGGTCGGCGCCGATACCCGCCTCGGTCGCATCACCGAGCAGGTGGCCAGCGCCCAGAACTCGCGACCGCCCATCGGCCAGCTCGCCGATCGCATCTCCAGCATCTTCGTTCCCGCGGTGATGATCATTGCCGTGATCACTGCCCTGGTCTGGTTCAACCTCGGCGCCGAGCCCCGGATCATCCATATGCTGGTCACCGCCACCACGGTACTGATCATCGCCTGCCCCTGCGCCCTGGGACTGGCCACGCCGATCTCCACCATGGTCGGCGTGGGCAAGGCCGCCGAACACGGCGTGCTGGTCAGAACCGGCGAGGCGCTGCAGACCGCCAGTCGCCTGACCACGCTGGTGGTCGACAAGACCGGCACCCTGACCGAAGGCAAGCCCAGGGTCACCGAAACCGAGATCCTCGACGGCGACCGCGATCAGGTGCTTGCCCTGGTGGCCGCCCTGGAGCGTGGCTCCGAACATCCGCTGGCCAATGCCCTTCTCGCCTACACCGAGGAAGCGGGGGTGGAAGCCGCAACCATCCATGACTTCCAGTCGGTGACCGGCGGCGGTGTCACGGCCCGCACCGAGCAAGGCACCGCGCTGCTGCTGGGCAATGCCCGACTGCTGCGGGACCAGGACGTCGCGCTCGACGCCGGCCAGGATATCGCCGAACGCTTGCAGCGCCAGGCCCGTAGCGTCGTCCACCTGGCCATCGATGGCCGGCTCGCCGCCATCTTCGGCATCAGCGACCCATTGCGCGACGACAGCGTGGCCGCCATCCAGCGCCTGCAGGCCGACGGCCTCAAGGTGGTCATGCTCACCGGCGACAACGCCCACACCGCCGAGGCCATCGCCCGCGAGGTCGGTATCGACGACTTCCGCGCCGATCTGCTGCCCGAGGACAAGCACGCCGAGATCGAACGCCTGCAAGGCGAAGGCGAGGTGGTGGGCATGGTCGGCGACGGCATCAATGACGCCCCGGCCCTGGCGCTGGCCGATGTTGGCTTCGCCATCGGCCAGGGCACCGATGTGGCCATCGAGAGCGCCGGCATCACCCTGATACGCGACTCGCTGCACGGCGTGGTCGCCGCCATCGAGATCAGTCGCGCCACCCTGCGCAACATCCGCCAGAACCTGATGGGTGCCTTCGGCTACAACCTGCTCGGCATTCCCATCGCCGCCGGCGTGCTCTACCCGCTCACCGGCACCCTGCTGTCGCCGATGATCGCCGGCGCCGCCATGTCGCTGTCATCGATCACCGTGGTCGGCAACGCCAGCCGGCTGCGCCTGTTCACGCCGCGCGATGCGACCGACACTCGGGAGACGACATCATGA
- a CDS encoding VOC family protein, with protein MPRLDGVLETALYVTDMVRARAFFEEVMGLSAFTADQRFTAYDAGGGTVLLLFLEGATRDTVVLPDEMGTIPPHDGTGRTHMAFAIGAEALAEWERRLTSHGIEIEGRTHWPRGGESLYFRDPDGHLLELATPGVWPTY; from the coding sequence ATGCCCAGACTCGACGGTGTGCTGGAAACGGCCCTGTATGTCACCGACATGGTCCGTGCCCGGGCCTTCTTCGAGGAGGTGATGGGGCTCTCGGCCTTCACCGCCGACCAGCGCTTCACCGCCTACGATGCTGGCGGCGGCACCGTCCTGCTGCTGTTTCTCGAAGGCGCGACGCGCGACACCGTGGTCCTGCCCGATGAAATGGGCACCATTCCGCCCCACGACGGCACCGGGCGCACGCACATGGCCTTCGCCATCGGCGCCGAGGCACTGGCGGAATGGGAACGCCGCCTGACGAGTCATGGCATCGAGATCGAGGGGCGCACGCACTGGCCCCGGGGCGGCGAGAGTCTCTACTTCCGCGACCCGGACGGCCACCTGCTGGAACTGGCGACCCCGGGCGTCTGGCCGACGTACTAA
- a CDS encoding single-stranded-DNA-specific exonuclease RecJ, with protein sequence MNAPVDLHESLKPRILPRPRDAAVEQRALAEGLTPLQARILAGRLGGYTGELAPLVAPSLRYLAHPERLQDGRRAAERIARAVTEGEHIGILTDYDVDGITSHVVIRRTLNELFGIPENRLHSLIGHRIHDGYGISLPLVERTLSLSPRPSLVITADCGSSDEPRIARLREAGIDVVVSDHHALPTEGPPASAFATVNPTRDDCTYPDPTIAGCMVAWLVMSLTRSVLIEWGVLEPATPKLSPWLSYVALGTVADCVSLGGSAANRAVVAHGLTLINRMEAACWRTMAQRLGDDSVPFDAETLAFQMGPRINARSRLDDPYAALHFMLAADDATAARHLETLDQDNQSRKAIEAEMTERARGLAMAELEAGAPLLVVLLEEGHPGVQGIVASRLVQAFGRPALVLTPAAQPGMLTGSGRSIEALHLRDALQRAYELAPASLPRFGGHRGAAGVGVPREAFDDFRQALLQAVSEQLGETELGPRVFTDGELEADQLALETLDELEALGPFGREFDAPLFEGVLRAESLRTVGADGSHLMLELSSGATSIRAIWFRALTPGEMPAFDAGDLLRCAYKLNRNRWRGRESLQLIIEHAEPTEAGRGK encoded by the coding sequence GTGAACGCCCCTGTCGATCTGCATGAATCCCTCAAGCCGCGTATTCTGCCTCGCCCGCGGGATGCCGCCGTGGAGCAGCGCGCCCTGGCCGAGGGGCTGACGCCGTTGCAGGCGCGGATCCTGGCCGGTCGCCTGGGTGGCTACACGGGCGAACTGGCGCCGCTGGTGGCGCCGAGCCTGCGTTACCTGGCGCACCCCGAACGCCTCCAGGACGGGCGCCGTGCCGCCGAACGCATCGCCCGGGCGGTGACCGAGGGCGAGCACATCGGCATCCTCACCGACTATGACGTCGATGGCATCACCTCGCATGTGGTGATTCGGCGGACGCTCAACGAGCTGTTCGGCATTCCCGAGAACCGCCTGCACAGCCTGATCGGTCACCGGATTCACGATGGCTACGGCATCAGCCTGCCGTTGGTGGAGCGCACCCTGTCGCTCTCGCCGCGCCCGAGCCTGGTGATCACCGCCGACTGCGGCAGCAGCGACGAGCCGCGCATCGCCAGGTTGCGCGAGGCCGGCATCGACGTGGTGGTCAGCGATCACCATGCCCTGCCGACGGAAGGGCCGCCGGCCTCGGCCTTCGCCACCGTGAATCCCACCCGCGACGACTGCACCTACCCCGACCCGACCATCGCCGGCTGCATGGTCGCCTGGCTGGTCATGTCGCTGACCCGCAGCGTGCTGATCGAATGGGGCGTGCTCGAACCGGCCACGCCCAAGCTGTCGCCCTGGCTCTCCTATGTGGCGCTGGGTACGGTGGCGGACTGCGTCTCGCTGGGCGGCAGTGCGGCCAATCGAGCCGTGGTCGCCCATGGCCTGACGCTGATCAATCGCATGGAGGCGGCCTGCTGGCGGACCATGGCCCAGCGGCTGGGGGACGACAGCGTGCCCTTCGACGCCGAGACCCTGGCCTTCCAGATGGGCCCGAGGATCAACGCCCGTTCGCGGCTCGACGATCCCTATGCCGCGCTGCACTTCATGCTGGCGGCGGACGACGCCACGGCGGCGCGTCACTTGGAAACGCTGGATCAGGACAATCAGTCGCGCAAGGCCATCGAGGCGGAGATGACCGAACGCGCCCGCGGCCTGGCCATGGCCGAGCTGGAGGCCGGGGCACCGCTACTGGTGGTGCTGCTCGAGGAAGGCCATCCGGGCGTGCAGGGCATCGTCGCCTCGCGGCTGGTCCAGGCCTTCGGGCGACCCGCCCTGGTGCTGACGCCGGCCGCGCAACCCGGAATGCTCACCGGCTCAGGGCGCTCCATCGAGGCGTTGCACCTGCGCGATGCACTGCAACGGGCTTACGAGCTGGCACCGGCATCGCTGCCGCGCTTCGGCGGGCATCGGGGCGCGGCCGGTGTCGGCGTGCCCCGGGAAGCTTTTGACGACTTTCGTCAGGCGCTGCTCCAGGCGGTCAGCGAGCAGTTGGGAGAAACGGAGCTGGGGCCGCGAGTCTTCACCGACGGTGAACTCGAGGCCGATCAACTGGCCCTGGAGACGCTGGACGAACTGGAAGCGCTCGGTCCCTTTGGCCGTGAGTTCGACGCACCGCTTTTCGAAGGCGTGCTGCGGGCGGAGAGCCTGCGTACCGTGGGTGCCGATGGCAGCCACCTGATGCTCGAGCTATCCAGCGGCGCCACCAGCATCAGGGCGATCTGGTTCCGTGCCCTGACGCCTGGCGAGATGCCGGCCTTCGATGCCGGCGACCTGCTGCGCTGCGCCTACAAGCTCAACCGCAACCGCTGGCGGGGGCGGGAGTCGTTGCAACTGATCATCGAGCATGCGGAGCCCACTGAAGCAGGAAGAGGGAAGTAG
- the thrC gene encoding threonine synthase, with protein sequence MRYISTRGQAPALSFEEVVLTGMASDGGLYVPEAVPQLSYEELADMAGCSYAEIAFRVMKPYVGGEIDDETFRRIVRDAYSTFSHDAVVPLNQLDANHFLLELFHGPTLAFKDVALQLLGRLLDHFLAKRGERAVIMGATSGDTGSAAIEGCRHCDNLDIFILHPHERVSEVQRRQMTSVLADNVFNIAIEGNFDDAQAMVKASFADQSFLNGTRLVAVNSINWARIMAQIVYYVASAVALGAPHRKVSFCVPSANFGNVFAGYMAYRMGLPVERFVIATNANDILHRTLADNDFSKRDLVATLAPSMDIVVSSNFERLLFEAYQRDGKAVAELLERFQEQPSALAEAPLARLREVFASHSIDDATILEVIREAHQRTQEILDPHTATGYRAAERERGDEAVPMVTLATAHPAKFAEAVVKAGFPGVPLPPHMDDLLEREERYTVLPAELSAVQAFVAENRR encoded by the coding sequence ATGCGTTATATCAGTACCCGCGGGCAGGCGCCCGCGCTTTCCTTCGAGGAGGTCGTGCTCACCGGCATGGCCAGCGACGGCGGGCTCTATGTACCCGAGGCGGTGCCTCAGCTCAGCTATGAGGAACTGGCCGACATGGCCGGGTGTTCCTACGCCGAGATCGCCTTTCGGGTGATGAAGCCCTATGTGGGCGGCGAGATCGACGACGAGACCTTCCGTCGCATCGTCCGCGACGCCTACTCCACCTTCAGCCACGATGCCGTGGTGCCGCTCAACCAGCTCGATGCCAACCATTTCCTGCTCGAGCTGTTTCACGGCCCGACGCTGGCGTTCAAGGACGTGGCCCTGCAACTGCTCGGCCGGCTGCTGGATCACTTCCTCGCCAAGCGCGGCGAACGGGCGGTGATCATGGGGGCGACTTCCGGCGATACCGGCTCGGCGGCCATCGAGGGATGTCGGCATTGCGACAACCTGGACATCTTCATCCTGCATCCCCATGAGCGGGTCTCGGAAGTGCAGCGACGCCAGATGACCTCGGTGCTGGCCGACAACGTCTTCAACATCGCCATCGAGGGCAACTTCGACGATGCCCAGGCGATGGTCAAGGCGAGCTTCGCCGACCAGTCCTTCCTCAACGGGACCCGACTGGTGGCGGTGAACTCGATCAACTGGGCGCGCATCATGGCCCAGATCGTCTACTACGTGGCCTCTGCCGTGGCACTGGGCGCGCCGCATCGCAAGGTCAGTTTCTGCGTGCCGTCGGCCAATTTCGGCAATGTCTTCGCCGGCTACATGGCGTATCGCATGGGGCTGCCAGTCGAGCGCTTCGTCATTGCCACCAACGCCAACGACATCCTGCACCGCACGCTGGCCGACAACGACTTTTCCAAGCGCGACCTGGTCGCCACCCTGGCGCCCTCGATGGACATCGTGGTGTCGTCCAACTTCGAGCGCCTGCTGTTCGAGGCCTATCAGCGTGATGGCAAGGCCGTGGCCGAGCTGCTCGAGCGTTTTCAGGAGCAGCCCTCGGCATTGGCCGAAGCGCCGCTGGCACGGTTGCGCGAGGTGTTCGCCAGCCACAGCATCGACGATGCCACCATCCTGGAAGTGATTCGCGAGGCGCACCAGCGTACCCAGGAGATCCTCGATCCCCACACCGCCACCGGCTATCGCGCCGCCGAGCGCGAGCGGGGCGATGAGGCCGTACCGATGGTGACGCTGGCCACCGCTCATCCGGCCAAGTTCGCCGAGGCGGTGGTCAAGGCCGGCTTCCCCGGCGTGCCCTTGCCGCCGCACATGGATGATCTGCTGGAGCGAGAAGAGCGCTATACGGTTCTGCCTGCGGAGCTTTCCGCGGTGCAGGCGTTCGTTGCCGAGAACCGCCGTTAG
- a CDS encoding homoserine dehydrogenase: MKPVRVGICGLGTVGGGTFNVLTRNADEIARRAGRPIVIEQVAYRSPNPECDITGIKTTQDVFELASNPDIDVVVELIGGYDVARELVLTAIDNGKHVVTANKALIAVHGNEIFQAAHEKGVIVAFEAAVAGGIPVIKSLREGLGANRIEWLAGIINGTGNYILTHMRDEGRAFEDVLAEAQALGYAEADPTFDVEGIDAAHKLTILASIAYGVPLQFEKAYTEGISRVTAEDVEQADNLGYVIKHLGISKRTDAGLELRVHPTLIPKERLLANVHGVKNAIAVMGDAVGPTLYYGAGAGAEPTASAVVADVLDVARDITTDHHYRVPYLAFSGIGEGDDQPQIMPMEEIDTAYYLRLLAVDRPGVLARVATILSEEGISIEALIQKEATEGELVPIILLTHSTREKYMNEAIRRIESMADIAGSVTRIRVESLDEQE, from the coding sequence TTGAAACCGGTGAGAGTGGGAATCTGTGGCCTGGGCACTGTCGGAGGCGGGACCTTCAACGTGCTGACACGCAATGCCGACGAGATCGCCCGTCGGGCGGGGCGGCCCATCGTCATTGAACAGGTGGCCTATCGCAGCCCCAATCCCGAGTGCGACATCACCGGCATCAAGACCACCCAGGACGTCTTCGAACTGGCCTCCAATCCCGACATCGACGTGGTCGTCGAGCTCATCGGTGGCTATGACGTGGCCCGGGAGCTGGTGCTGACCGCCATCGACAACGGCAAGCACGTGGTCACCGCCAACAAGGCGCTGATCGCCGTACACGGCAACGAGATCTTCCAGGCCGCCCACGAGAAAGGCGTGATCGTGGCCTTCGAGGCCGCCGTGGCCGGCGGCATTCCGGTCATCAAGTCGCTGCGCGAGGGCCTTGGCGCCAACCGCATCGAGTGGCTGGCCGGCATCATCAACGGCACCGGCAACTACATCCTCACGCACATGCGCGACGAGGGGCGGGCCTTCGAGGACGTGCTCGCCGAGGCCCAGGCGCTGGGCTATGCCGAGGCCGATCCGACCTTCGACGTCGAGGGTATCGATGCCGCGCACAAGCTGACCATCCTGGCCTCCATCGCCTATGGCGTGCCGCTGCAGTTCGAGAAGGCCTACACCGAGGGCATCTCCCGGGTCACCGCCGAGGACGTCGAGCAGGCCGATAATCTCGGTTATGTCATCAAGCACCTGGGGATCTCCAAGCGCACCGACGCGGGTCTCGAGCTGCGCGTCCATCCGACCCTGATCCCCAAGGAGCGGCTGCTGGCCAATGTGCATGGCGTGAAGAATGCCATCGCCGTGATGGGCGACGCCGTGGGCCCGACCCTCTACTACGGCGCCGGTGCCGGTGCCGAGCCCACTGCCTCGGCGGTGGTCGCCGATGTGCTCGACGTGGCCCGCGATATCACCACCGATCACCATTATCGCGTTCCCTATCTGGCCTTCAGCGGCATCGGCGAGGGTGACGACCAGCCGCAGATCATGCCGATGGAGGAGATCGACACCGCCTACTACCTGCGTCTGCTGGCGGTGGATCGTCCTGGCGTGCTGGCCCGGGTGGCGACCATCCTCTCCGAGGAGGGGATCTCCATCGAGGCGCTGATCCAGAAGGAGGCCACCGAGGGTGAACTGGTGCCGATCATCCTGCTGACGCACAGCACTCGCGAGAAGTACATGAACGAAGCGATCCGGCGTATCGAGTCGATGGCCGACATTGCCGGCTCGGTGACCCGAATCCGGGTGGAGAGCCTCGACGAGCAGGAATAA
- a CDS encoding DsbC family protein has product MKVSTLSLAGGLLAAALTLPTMAWAAAPESLENIEVSGHSMPVKDVRETPMADIYEVRLETGETFYTNAEGNYFLVGDLFEKTDTGLVNLTEKARNAERRARVDEVPDDQRVTFRGAETPKARVVVFTDTTCPYCQRLHEEVPRFNELGIAVDYLAFPRGGMNSPGARELEQVWCADNSSEALSAAFRDESLESDATCDNPVEEQYHLGLELGVQGTPAIILPDGSLVPGYVPAERLAAMLGLDD; this is encoded by the coding sequence ATGAAAGTATCGACCCTTTCCCTGGCCGGTGGCCTGCTGGCCGCCGCTCTGACATTGCCCACCATGGCCTGGGCCGCCGCGCCCGAGTCCCTCGAGAACATCGAGGTGTCGGGGCACAGCATGCCGGTCAAGGACGTGCGGGAGACCCCCATGGCGGATATCTACGAGGTGCGCCTGGAGACCGGGGAAACCTTCTACACCAACGCCGAGGGCAATTATTTCCTGGTGGGGGATCTCTTCGAGAAGACCGACACCGGGCTCGTCAATCTGACCGAGAAGGCGCGCAATGCCGAACGCCGCGCCCGGGTGGACGAGGTGCCCGACGACCAGCGTGTGACCTTCCGTGGTGCCGAAACGCCCAAGGCCAGGGTCGTGGTGTTCACCGACACCACCTGCCCCTATTGCCAGCGACTCCATGAGGAAGTGCCGCGCTTCAATGAGCTGGGAATCGCCGTGGACTATCTGGCCTTTCCCCGAGGTGGGATGAACTCGCCCGGTGCCCGGGAGCTGGAGCAGGTCTGGTGCGCGGACAATTCGAGCGAGGCCTTGTCGGCCGCGTTCCGTGATGAATCGCTGGAAAGTGACGCAACCTGCGACAATCCGGTCGAGGAACAGTATCATCTGGGACTGGAACTCGGCGTGCAGGGTACGCCGGCCATCATCCTGCCCGACGGCAGCCTGGTCCCCGGTTACGTACCGGCGGAGCGCCTGGCCGCCATGCTGGGGCTGGACGACTGA
- the xerD gene encoding site-specific tyrosine recombinase XerD, whose amino-acid sequence MSTALDDSALIDAFLDGLWLERGASDNTLAAYRHDLNTWQARLAGLGATLLAPPPRALPDWLDERREAGYKLRSNARLLSSLRRFYHWALGEGRIEYDPLAEIKLPRVTPSLPNTLEEGEVERLLEAPDVDTELGLRDRAMLEVLYGAGLRVTELVGLTTDALNLRQGVVRVRGKGDKERLVPLGEEAVDWLSLYLRSARGALMRDVTRPALFPGRGDACLTRQAFWYRIKAHARSAGIDRSLSPHTLRHAFATHLLNHGANLRVVQLLLGHSDLSTTQIYTHVAQVRLEALHAEHHPRG is encoded by the coding sequence ATGTCGACCGCTCTCGACGACTCAGCCTTGATCGATGCCTTCCTCGACGGCCTGTGGCTGGAGCGAGGTGCCAGCGACAACACCCTGGCGGCCTATCGTCACGACCTGAACACCTGGCAGGCGCGGCTCGCCGGGCTTGGAGCCACTCTGCTGGCGCCGCCGCCGCGGGCCCTGCCGGACTGGCTGGATGAGCGGCGCGAGGCAGGCTACAAGCTGCGTAGCAACGCCCGGCTGCTCTCCAGTCTGAGGCGCTTCTACCACTGGGCGCTGGGCGAGGGGCGGATCGAGTACGATCCCCTCGCCGAGATCAAGCTGCCCCGGGTGACGCCTTCGCTGCCCAATACGCTGGAGGAGGGCGAGGTGGAGCGCCTGCTCGAGGCACCGGATGTCGACACCGAGCTGGGGCTGCGTGATCGCGCCATGCTCGAGGTGCTTTACGGCGCCGGCCTGCGGGTCACCGAGCTGGTGGGACTGACCACCGATGCCCTCAACCTGCGCCAGGGCGTGGTGAGGGTGCGCGGCAAGGGCGACAAGGAACGGCTGGTGCCGCTCGGCGAGGAAGCCGTGGACTGGCTGTCACTTTACCTGCGCAGCGCTCGAGGCGCCCTTATGCGCGACGTGACACGCCCCGCGTTGTTTCCGGGACGAGGCGACGCCTGCCTGACCCGTCAGGCCTTCTGGTACCGTATCAAGGCGCATGCTCGAAGTGCCGGTATCGATCGTTCCTTGTCGCCGCATACACTGCGACATGCCTTCGCCACCCATTTGTTGAATCATGGGGCCAATTTGCGTGTCGTACAGCTGCTGCTGGGTCATAGCGACCTGTCGACCACGCAGATCTACACCCATGTGGCGCAGGTCCGGCTCGAGGCCCTGCATGCCGAACACCACCCCCGAGGCTGA
- the rplS gene encoding 50S ribosomal protein L19, which produces MSSKNKVIQALEAEQMNKDVPEFAPGDTVVVQVQVKEGNRERLQAFEGVVIGKRNRGLNSAFTVRKVSHGVGVERTFQTYSPLVDSISVKRRGDVRQAKLYYLRERSGKSARIKEKLA; this is translated from the coding sequence ATGAGTAGCAAGAACAAGGTGATCCAGGCGCTCGAAGCCGAGCAGATGAACAAGGACGTGCCGGAATTCGCCCCGGGCGATACCGTGGTGGTCCAGGTTCAGGTGAAGGAAGGCAACCGCGAGCGTCTCCAGGCCTTCGAAGGCGTGGTGATCGGCAAGCGCAACCGTGGCCTGAACTCCGCCTTCACCGTGCGCAAGGTGTCTCACGGCGTCGGCGTCGAGCGGACTTTCCAGACCTACAGCCCGCTGGTCGACTCCATCAGCGTCAAGCGCCGCGGCGACGTCCGCCAGGCCAAGCTGTACTATCTCCGCGAGCGCAGCGGCAAGTCCGCCCGCATCAAGGAAAAGCTGGCCTGA
- the trmD gene encoding tRNA (guanosine(37)-N1)-methyltransferase TrmD codes for MWIGVVSLFPEMFEALTRQGVTGRAVEKGRIDLEFWNPRDYATDRHRTVDDRPYGGGPGMLMKVDTLRAAIHDARSRAEIATGQRPKVIYLSPQGRRLDQRGAGELASGPPLVVVAGRYEGIDERVVEADIDEEWSIGDYVLSGGELPAMVLIDAAARLVPGVLGHQDSALEDSFNDGLLDCPHYTRPEDVEGRRVPEVLLSGHHGAIRRWRLKQSLGRTWLRRPDLLEGRTLNDEQRELLEEFIEEYAPTEHRGNAE; via the coding sequence ATGTGGATCGGCGTCGTTTCCCTGTTTCCCGAGATGTTCGAGGCGCTGACGCGCCAGGGCGTGACGGGACGGGCCGTGGAAAAGGGGCGCATCGACCTGGAATTCTGGAATCCCAGGGACTATGCCACCGATCGGCACCGCACCGTGGACGATCGCCCCTATGGCGGCGGCCCGGGCATGCTGATGAAGGTCGATACGCTGCGTGCGGCCATTCATGATGCGCGTTCGCGAGCGGAGATCGCCACCGGCCAGCGGCCGAAGGTGATCTACCTGTCTCCCCAGGGACGCCGCCTCGATCAGCGTGGCGCCGGGGAGCTGGCGTCGGGCCCGCCCCTGGTGGTGGTGGCCGGACGCTATGAAGGCATCGATGAGCGGGTGGTGGAAGCCGACATCGATGAAGAGTGGTCGATCGGCGACTATGTGCTCAGCGGCGGCGAGCTGCCAGCCATGGTGTTGATCGACGCAGCGGCAAGGCTGGTGCCCGGTGTACTGGGGCATCAGGACTCCGCGCTCGAGGACTCCTTCAACGACGGACTGCTGGATTGCCCGCACTATACCCGTCCCGAGGATGTCGAGGGACGGCGGGTGCCGGAGGTGCTGCTCAGCGGTCACCACGGTGCCATCCGGCGCTGGCGTTTGAAGCAGTCGCTGGGGCGGACCTGGCTGAGGCGCCCCGACCTGCTGGAAGGCAGGACGTTGAACGACGAGCAACGTGAACTGCTCGAGGAGTTCATCGAGGAATACGCCCCGACCGAGCATCGGGGAAATGCTGAATGA